From a region of the Nitrospirae bacterium YQR-1 genome:
- the map gene encoding type I methionyl aminopeptidase, giving the protein MIIIKSEDEIRKISKASKIVAEILAKLGDFIKPGITTKDLELFSESLIKQSGGTPAFKGYRGYPSSLCVSINNEVVHGIPSAKRVLKEGDIVSVDIGVIHKGFIGDAAKTYAVGKIKQEAKRLLTVTEEALYKGIKEVKTTKRVSDISHAIQSYVESNGYSVVKAFVGHGVGRELHEEPQIPNYGAPNKGPRLKRGMVLAIEPMVNIGGHEVRILDDGWTAITEDGTLSAHFEHTVLVTEGEPEVLTAWKN; this is encoded by the coding sequence GTGATTATAATAAAGTCAGAGGATGAAATCAGAAAAATATCAAAAGCATCAAAAATAGTGGCTGAGATATTGGCTAAATTAGGAGATTTTATAAAACCCGGCATAACTACAAAAGATTTGGAATTGTTTTCCGAGAGCTTGATCAAGCAAAGCGGTGGGACACCTGCATTTAAGGGCTATCGCGGGTATCCCTCGAGCCTGTGCGTCTCAATCAATAATGAGGTGGTCCACGGTATTCCATCTGCTAAAAGAGTGCTAAAAGAGGGCGATATAGTCAGCGTGGACATAGGGGTGATTCATAAGGGATTCATAGGTGATGCGGCAAAGACCTATGCAGTTGGAAAGATAAAGCAGGAGGCTAAGAGATTGCTTACAGTGACAGAGGAGGCTCTGTATAAAGGGATAAAAGAGGTAAAAACGACTAAAAGGGTGTCAGATATATCTCATGCGATTCAGAGTTATGTTGAGAGTAACGGGTACTCAGTGGTGAAGGCCTTTGTAGGCCATGGAGTAGGAAGGGAGCTTCATGAAGAGCCTCAGATCCCTAATTATGGTGCTCCGAATAAGGGGCCCAGGTTAAAAAGGGGCATGGTTTTGGCTATAGAGCCTATGGTTAATATCGGTGGCCATGAAGTGAGGATTCTTGATGATGGGTGGACGGCTATTACAGAGGACGGGACGCTATCTGCTCATTTTGAACATACGGTATTAGTTACCGAGGGGGAGCCTGAAGTGTTGACGGCGTGGAAAAATTGA
- the secY gene encoding preprotein translocase subunit SecY: protein MGALSSFRNVFRIEELKKRIFFTFALLIVYRIGAHVPTPGINGEQLSKFLTDRGGALMGFFDMFSGGALSRVTIFALGIMPYISASIIFQLLTVVIPAVAKLAKEGEEGRKKITQYTRYGTIVISLIQSFGIAVGLETMANGQFIQHPGWGFRILTMLTLTAGTAFIMWLGEQVTERGIGNGISLIIFAGIVATLPNAMITTARLIKAGELSIILVIIVIIMMIAVIAGIIYMERGQRKLPVQYAKRVVGRKVYGGQSTHLPLKINTSGVIPPIFASSIIMFPATIAGFIAIPWVQAFAKQLAPGSALHDLLYVMMIVFFCYFYTAIVFNPVDIADNLKKYGGYIPGIRPGKNTSEYIFRVLSRLTFVGAIYLSVVCVLPSILISKFNVPFYFGGTSLLIVIGVALDTVSQIESHLLTRSYDGLLKKGRLKGRRG, encoded by the coding sequence TTGGGAGCACTTTCCAGTTTTAGAAATGTATTTAGGATAGAGGAGTTAAAAAAGCGTATTTTCTTCACGTTTGCTCTTCTTATAGTTTACAGAATCGGTGCACATGTGCCCACACCCGGTATAAATGGAGAGCAATTAAGCAAGTTTCTCACCGACAGGGGTGGTGCTCTTATGGGTTTTTTTGATATGTTCTCCGGTGGGGCCCTCTCAAGGGTGACAATTTTTGCTTTAGGCATAATGCCATACATTAGCGCATCCATTATATTTCAACTGCTTACCGTGGTAATCCCGGCTGTAGCAAAGCTCGCAAAAGAAGGTGAGGAAGGGCGGAAGAAAATCACTCAATATACCCGCTACGGCACTATTGTAATCAGCCTTATACAATCATTTGGCATAGCGGTAGGGCTTGAAACTATGGCTAACGGGCAGTTTATACAGCATCCGGGATGGGGTTTCAGGATTTTAACAATGTTAACGCTAACTGCAGGGACCGCCTTTATTATGTGGCTTGGTGAGCAGGTAACCGAAAGAGGCATTGGTAACGGTATATCCTTAATAATCTTTGCCGGTATTGTTGCAACTCTCCCTAATGCGATGATAACTACGGCTAGGCTTATAAAGGCCGGTGAATTATCAATTATTCTGGTAATTATTGTGATTATCATGATGATAGCCGTAATAGCAGGCATAATTTATATGGAAAGAGGGCAGAGAAAGCTGCCGGTGCAGTACGCCAAGCGTGTTGTGGGAAGGAAGGTCTATGGTGGGCAAAGTACACATTTACCGCTTAAAATCAATACATCGGGGGTAATCCCGCCTATCTTCGCCTCTTCTATAATAATGTTTCCGGCAACGATAGCAGGGTTTATTGCAATACCTTGGGTTCAAGCATTTGCCAAACAGTTGGCCCCGGGCTCTGCCCTTCACGACTTATTATATGTGATGATGATAGTGTTTTTCTGCTACTTTTACACGGCAATAGTGTTTAATCCGGTTGACATAGCGGATAATTTAAAAAAGTATGGCGGCTATATACCCGGAATAAGGCCCGGCAAAAACACCTCGGAGTATATCTTCAGGGTGCTTTCACGTCTGACCTTTGTGGGTGCTATTTATCTCTCCGTGGTGTGTGTGCTTCCGAGCATTTTAATAAGTAAGTTTAATGTACCGTTTTATTTCGGTGGGACGTCGCTTCTTATAGTGATTGGAGTTGCTCTCGATACGGTATCGCAGATAGAATCACACCTTCTGACCAGATCATATGACGGCCTTCTTAAAAAGGGCAGGCTGAAGGGAAGACGAGGGTAG
- the rplO gene encoding 50S ribosomal protein L15, with the protein MNINELKPAEGSTKDVKRVGRGTGSGRGKTSGKGHKGQKARAGAGKRFGFEGGQMPLQRRLPKRGFKNIPFKTQYGIINVDDINALEELNEITPEALFEMGIIKKFHSGLKVLGRGELTRPVKVVANVFSKSAQEKIAQAGGQAVVL; encoded by the coding sequence GTGAACATAAATGAGTTAAAGCCGGCTGAGGGCAGCACAAAGGACGTAAAGCGGGTAGGCAGAGGTACTGGCTCGGGGCGCGGCAAGACCTCAGGTAAGGGCCATAAGGGACAGAAGGCACGTGCAGGGGCAGGTAAAAGGTTCGGTTTTGAAGGCGGTCAGATGCCGCTTCAGAGACGCCTTCCCAAGAGGGGTTTTAAAAACATCCCGTTTAAGACGCAATACGGGATTATTAACGTAGACGATATCAATGCACTTGAGGAGCTTAATGAGATAACACCGGAGGCTCTTTTTGAAATGGGAATTATTAAGAAATTCCACAGTGGATTGAAGGTATTAGGCAGAGGTGAGTTGACACGTCCTGTGAAGGTTGTGGCAAACGTTTTCAGCAAATCGGCACAAGAAAAAATAGCACAAGCCGGCGGACAGGCCGTAGTGTTGTAG
- the infA gene encoding translation initiation factor IF-1 yields the protein MKDSTREDSIEVQGTIQEALPNAVFKVELENKQTVTAYVSGKMRIHYIKILPGDKVLVELSPYDLTKGRITYRYK from the coding sequence GTGAAGGACTCTACCAGAGAGGATAGCATAGAGGTGCAGGGTACGATACAGGAAGCGTTGCCCAATGCTGTGTTTAAGGTGGAGCTGGAAAATAAGCAGACGGTGACAGCATATGTTTCCGGCAAAATGAGAATTCACTACATAAAGATACTACCGGGGGATAAGGTTTTAGTGGAATTGTCGCCCTATGATCTGACAAAGGGCAGGATAACGTACAGGTATAAATAA
- the rpmJ gene encoding 50S ribosomal protein L36: protein MKVRASVKPICSKCKLIKRKGVLRVICEIPKHKQRQG, encoded by the coding sequence ATGAAGGTCAGAGCATCAGTAAAGCCGATATGCTCAAAGTGTAAGTTAATAAAGAGAAAAGGTGTGTTGCGTGTAATATGTGAGATACCAAAGCACAAACAGCGGCAAGGTTAA
- the rpmD gene encoding 50S ribosomal protein L30, whose amino-acid sequence MYRITLKRGYAGLTEQMRRTLTALGLRKPGMVVHKENIPAVRGMIHKVSHLLIVEDVQGKTES is encoded by the coding sequence ATGTACAGGATAACGCTAAAAAGGGGCTATGCAGGATTGACTGAGCAAATGAGGAGAACTCTTACAGCGCTTGGATTGAGAAAACCCGGCATGGTGGTACATAAAGAGAATATCCCTGCCGTCAGAGGGATGATTCACAAGGTTTCACATTTGTTAATAGTAGAAGATGTGCAGGGAAAAACAGAAAGTTAG
- the rpsE gene encoding 30S ribosomal protein S5, whose protein sequence is MVSRIEHEELDLQEKVVFINRVAKVVKGGRRFSFSALVVVGDGNGIIGVGKGKANEVPEAIRKAVEKAKKGLLKFPVKDGTIPHRIIGYCGSGMVVLNPGREGTGLIAGGPVRAVLEVAGVNNVVAKSVGSTNAFNAVRATVDGLTKLKETDVVLKLRGRTDENLHNKEAGK, encoded by the coding sequence ATAGTGAGTAGAATAGAGCACGAGGAGTTGGACCTTCAGGAGAAGGTGGTCTTTATAAACAGGGTTGCAAAAGTTGTTAAAGGTGGACGCAGGTTTTCCTTTAGTGCCCTAGTTGTAGTAGGTGACGGAAACGGAATAATAGGTGTCGGCAAGGGTAAAGCAAATGAAGTACCAGAGGCGATACGCAAGGCTGTGGAGAAGGCGAAAAAGGGTCTTTTGAAGTTTCCGGTAAAAGACGGCACAATACCACACAGGATAATTGGTTATTGCGGTTCAGGGATGGTGGTGTTAAATCCGGGCAGAGAGGGAACAGGCTTGATAGCAGGAGGTCCTGTGAGGGCGGTTTTAGAGGTTGCCGGCGTAAACAATGTTGTAGCAAAGTCTGTGGGCAGCACCAATGCCTTTAATGCAGTCAGGGCAACGGTGGATGGTTTAACAAAACTCAAGGAAACCGATGTTGTGTTGAAACTTCGGGGCCGCACAGACGAAAATCTTCACAACAAAGAGGCAGGTAAGTGA
- the rpsM gene encoding 30S ribosomal protein S13, whose protein sequence is MARIAGVDLPRKERVEIGLTRIFGIGRPTSRKILKESGVNPDTRVNNLSPDDVAKLRAVIDRDYKVEGDLKKEVSMSIKRLMDIGCYRGLRHKLGLPVRGQRTKTNARTRRGPTKSAIKKKGGK, encoded by the coding sequence ATGGCAAGAATAGCAGGAGTGGATTTACCCAGAAAAGAACGGGTGGAAATTGGTTTAACAAGAATCTTTGGAATAGGGAGGCCTACTTCCAGAAAAATCCTTAAAGAGTCGGGAGTAAATCCTGATACAAGGGTAAATAACCTGAGCCCTGATGATGTGGCAAAGCTTCGAGCAGTGATAGACAGGGATTACAAGGTAGAGGGAGATTTAAAGAAAGAGGTCTCTATGAGCATCAAGAGACTGATGGATATAGGCTGTTACAGAGGTTTAAGACATAAGCTGGGTTTACCGGTCAGAGGCCAGAGAACGAAAACGAATGCAAGAACAAGAAGGGGTCCTACTAAATCAGCGATCAAGAAAAAGGGAGGTAAATAA
- the rplR gene encoding 50S ribosomal protein L18: MKRDKIELRERRHLRVRKKVVGTQQRPRLTVYKSLNHMYAQVIDDTTGHTLVSASTVEKEMRQLQSHKGNVKSARLIGDMIAKRAKDRGILKVVFDKGGFKYHGRVAAVAQAAREAGLEF; encoded by the coding sequence TTGAAGAGAGATAAGATTGAATTAAGGGAAAGAAGGCATTTAAGAGTAAGAAAGAAGGTTGTTGGAACTCAACAGAGGCCCAGGCTGACTGTCTATAAAAGTTTAAACCACATGTATGCTCAGGTCATAGATGACACAACGGGGCATACGCTGGTAAGTGCCTCTACAGTGGAAAAGGAAATGCGGCAGTTACAGAGCCACAAGGGTAATGTTAAATCGGCCAGGCTGATAGGGGATATGATAGCCAAACGTGCAAAGGACAGAGGAATTCTGAAGGTGGTATTTGATAAAGGTGGATTTAAGTATCATGGCAGGGTTGCAGCTGTGGCCCAGGCGGCAAGAGAGGCAGGCCTTGAGTTTTAA
- the rplF gene encoding 50S ribosomal protein L6, which yields MSRVGKKPIDIPAGVAVSINGSDVLVTGPKGKLNWKKPDGVTLMLTGSTLTVQRESDKKEHRSLHGLTRTIISNMCTGVSAGFTRSMELVGVGYRALVKGDRIEFTVGYSHPVEMVLPAGISAEVDKKQTKLSLNGIDKELLGQFAADIRSIRVPDAYKGKGIRYAEEVIKLKPGKTGTK from the coding sequence ATGTCAAGAGTAGGAAAGAAACCGATAGACATACCGGCAGGAGTGGCGGTAAGTATAAACGGCTCTGATGTGCTTGTAACCGGGCCTAAAGGGAAGCTGAACTGGAAAAAGCCTGACGGCGTTACGTTGATGCTCACAGGCAGCACCCTGACAGTGCAGAGGGAAAGCGATAAGAAAGAGCACAGGTCGCTTCACGGTCTCACACGCACCATTATAAGTAACATGTGCACAGGGGTTTCAGCGGGTTTTACCAGAAGCATGGAGCTTGTAGGGGTTGGCTATAGGGCACTGGTTAAGGGAGACAGGATAGAGTTTACAGTAGGGTACTCGCATCCGGTTGAGATGGTGTTACCTGCCGGGATAAGTGCCGAGGTTGACAAAAAACAGACAAAGCTTAGTCTTAACGGAATAGATAAGGAATTGCTGGGGCAGTTTGCAGCTGATATTCGCAGTATCAGGGTGCCGGATGCTTATAAGGGTAAGGGCATAAGGTATGCTGAAGAGGTTATAAAGTTAAAGCCCGGCAAGACAGGCACGAAGTAG